The Armatimonadota bacterium DNA window CACGCTCGCCAGGGAGATGCGCTGAAGCTGCGGCTCGCTGGGGCGGGCGAAGGTCAGAAAGTCGGTCGCGACCTTGCTCAGTCGGTCGCACTCCTGGTTGATGATGCCGGAGAACTGGGCGATCAATTGGTCGGCGCTGTATTCGGTGTTCAGGAACTGCGCCGCGGTCTTGATGGCGCTCAGCGGGTTACGGATCTCGTGCGCCACGTTGGCCGCCACATGGCCGACGGCGGCGAGCTGGCTCATCTGCCGCATGCGCTCCTGCATGTGCTTGCGCTCGGTGATATCCTCGACCAGGATCACCGCGCCCACTAGTTGCCCGTCGGCGTCGCGCAGGGGTGTGCAGTCCGCCAGCAGGGCCCGCGGCGGCCGGCCCGCGCGCTCCAGGCGCACCTCGTGCTCGAGCACCGGCTCGCCGTGCGCGAGCACCTGGAGCGCTACCAGGCCTAGCGACTGCGCGCCGTCCTGCGCGCGCCCGCCGTCGCCTGCGATCTCGCGCGCCACGGTGGAGAAATCGGCGCCCACCGCGGCGGCGGCTTCGCGGCCGAAGATCCGCGCCGCCGCCGGGCTCCAGATGACCACCTTGCCCGCGCGATCGAGGCCGACCACCCCCGCGACGATGCTCTGCAGGATCTTATCGGTGTAGCGGCTCAGGCGCCCCAGCGACTCCAACGCGCGATAAATCGCCGCCGCCTGCGAAGCCACGATCGAGAGCACCTTGACGTGCTCCTCCGTGTACGCGCGCGGCAGCGGGCTGTGGATCGCCAGCGCGCCGATGGTCTCATTGCCCACCACCAGCGGCACTGCCATCGAGGAGTGCAGCACCTGCCCCAGGCGACTGGCGTCGTGTCGGTGCTGGCCAACGTCGCTGGAGATGAAAGCCTTGCCCTCCGCCACCACCCACTGGTACATGTTGCCGGGCTGCTCCTGCGGCGCCTGCGCGCGCGTCGCCTCGAACTCCACCCCGCGGCACGCCGCCAGCTCCAGGTGCGAGGTCTCCTCGTTGCGGATGAAAACCAGGCCCTCGGCGTAGGGCACCATCGAGTGCGCGATCTCCAGCACCGAACGCAGCGCCGACTCGACGGTCGTCGCCGCGCCGATCTCGCCGCACAACTGGTAGAGCGCCGACAGCTCGAGCGACCGCCGGCTGACCGCCGCCTCGTAGTCAATCGCCTTGCGCAGCAGCGCTGCGCTGTGGCTGCACAGGCTGGCCGCCAGCGACAGTTCGGCTTCGCCGGGGGCCTGGGCAAAGCCCCAGACGGCGATCAGGCTCAGGCTGCCGCGGGCATCACCGCAGGGGAGTACGAGTACGGGCCCGGCGTTCACCTGCTCGCCGATCTCCGCGGCTACGCCTGCGGCCTCCGGGATCGGGCACCGCAGGCGATGATCGAGCACCAGCGGGCCGGCAAGCCCCTGCGCTGCCTCCGCGGCGGCGGCACTCAGGGACAGCCGCGCCACCCCGGAGTGAGATGCAGGCCCGATCGCGACGGAGAGCGCCTCGTCACAGGGCGCAAAGCCCGCGCCGCGGCCGCCTACCAGCAGCGCCAGCCCCTGCGCGGTTTGCTCCAGGATGGAGCGCGGCTCGTAGCTGGTGTTGACGCGGTGCACGATGTCGCACAGCCGGTAGAGATGATCGAGATCGCGGCGCAGGCGCTCGCGAGCGACCGCCGCTTCACGCGCGCTCATTCCCTCGCGGCGGCAGGCGCGAGCGTCGGCCGCGCACCGCCCCAGCGCGGGCGCCAGCATGCACCCCAGCCGCAGGTCGGAGTGTCCAAAAGGCTCCGCGCTCTCGGTGCGGTTGAAGTTAACCACGCCGCGCACGCCCTCACTCAACGCGATGGGCACGCAGATCGAGGACCTGATGTCGCGGCGCGGCTCGATGTCCAGCCCCTGCAGGCGCGGGTCCCGCAGCGGGTT harbors:
- a CDS encoding GAF domain-containing protein, coding for GPRVSDHDASPGGAALGAGDVAVEQLLSDAVRTAADTLAADTCSLMLIEQAGSEPVMEMAHGLGEEALRGSPTPAGHSIASYVLSCGQPVILGNPLRDPRLQGLDIEPRRDIRSSICVPIALSEGVRGVVNFNRTESAEPFGHSDLRLGCMLAPALGRCAADARACRREGMSAREAAVARERLRRDLDHLYRLCDIVHRVNTSYEPRSILEQTAQGLALLVGGRGAGFAPCDEALSVAIGPASHSGVARLSLSAAAAEAAQGLAGPLVLDHRLRCPIPEAAGVAAEIGEQVNAGPVLVLPCGDARGSLSLIAVWGFAQAPGEAELSLAASLCSHSAALLRKAIDYEAAVSRRSLELSALYQLCGEIGAATTVESALRSVLEIAHSMVPYAEGLVFIRNEETSHLELAACRGVEFEATRAQAPQEQPGNMYQWVVAEGKAFISSDVGQHRHDASRLGQVLHSSMAVPLVVGNETIGALAIHSPLPRAYTEEHVKVLSIVASQAAAIYRALESLGRLSRYTDKILQSIVAGVVGLDRAGKVVIWSPAAARIFGREAAAAVGADFSTVAREIAGDGGRAQDGAQSLGLVALQVLAHGEPVLEHEVRLERAGRPPRALLADCTPLRDADGQLVGAVILVEDITERKHMQERMRQMSQLAAVGHVAANVAHEIRNPLSAIKTAAQFLNTEYSADQLIAQFSGIINQECDRLSKVATDFLTFARPSEPQLQRISLASVVNDALAATAREMAEHRVGVSWCAPPRLPRIWADPDALRQMLVNLLINAAQAIGSDGEITISLQAARTERGARAQQVVISDTGPGIGEEDLERIWTPFFSTKAKGTGLGLSIVRKIAEAHGGRVWAEGAAGGAVFVVRLPGERRDRRPTAARSAPQAPADAAGAWRKLDLYRDYAAALTTTAAEGDD